One region of Vibrio marisflavi CECT 7928 genomic DNA includes:
- the trmL gene encoding tRNA (uridine(34)/cytosine(34)/5-carboxymethylaminomethyluridine(34)-2'-O)-methyltransferase TrmL, whose protein sequence is MFDIALYEPEIAPNTGNIIRLCANCGARLHLIEPLGFDLEEKKLRRAGLDYHDLANVKRHKDFDAFIQYLQQEKTEGYRIFACTTKATGHHVDASYQNGDVLLFGPETRGLPAEIIEGLPLEQRIRIPMMPEARSLNLSNAVAIIAFEAWRQMGFEGAQ, encoded by the coding sequence ATGTTCGATATTGCCCTTTATGAACCAGAAATCGCCCCAAATACGGGCAATATTATTCGTCTATGCGCAAATTGTGGCGCTCGCCTGCATTTGATTGAACCACTAGGGTTTGATTTAGAAGAAAAGAAACTGCGCAGAGCTGGCTTGGACTATCACGATCTAGCGAACGTGAAAAGGCATAAAGACTTCGACGCATTCATCCAATATTTGCAGCAGGAAAAAACTGAAGGCTATCGGATTTTTGCCTGCACAACCAAAGCCACTGGCCACCATGTCGATGCTTCATATCAAAATGGTGATGTACTGCTATTTGGCCCAGAAACTCGTGGCCTACCTGCTGAAATCATTGAAGGGCTGCCGCTAGAGCAGCGTATTAGAATACCTATGATGCCAGAGGCAAGAAGCCTTAATCTTTCAAATGCAGTAGCAATCATCGCATTCGAAGCTTGGAGACAGATGGGGTTTGAAGGCGCACAGTAA
- the cpxA gene encoding envelope stress sensor histidine kinase CpxA — protein sequence MRFPKITSLYGRIFAIFWFTMLMVLVAVLYLSHLDPRKQRDIPPSQMIKYERIRDYIESKYQQEPDLQKIIRDFNRQARPQKSNRPSLFLADLSGNILTGKARKANHFRELRNFVTGYSGTTPKQRLYGHYLIAGPLTINLADQDLLLFFGTRWNQPPPFLLQLFDKPLQLLLAVMAVSTPLLLWLAWALSQPARKLERAAQRVAKGEFVVDHDLETGTTEFQQTGKSFNQMVEAVNQMLSGQQRLLSDISHELRSPLTRLRMANALATRKLGESSELSRVDTEAQRLEQMIGELLELSRMQANSHLERETQPISSLWEEILKDGQFEAEQMGKALKYSDIPNVTVSGNPKLLMSAVENIIRNAIYYGKDRVEVQIYTSKDKLYISVSDNGSGVPDSELQDIFRPFYRVSTARDRNSGGAGLGLAITESAIRQHNGSITASRSDLGGLNVLIQLPLNS from the coding sequence ATGCGATTCCCAAAAATCACTAGCCTATATGGACGTATTTTTGCCATCTTCTGGTTCACCATGTTGATGGTACTTGTGGCGGTTTTGTACTTATCTCATCTCGATCCTCGCAAGCAAAGAGACATTCCACCTTCTCAGATGATCAAATATGAGCGAATTCGGGACTATATAGAGAGCAAGTATCAGCAAGAGCCAGATCTGCAAAAGATAATCCGTGATTTCAATCGCCAAGCTCGGCCACAAAAATCCAATCGACCAAGCCTATTTCTTGCAGACTTAAGCGGTAACATATTGACTGGCAAAGCCAGAAAAGCGAACCACTTTCGCGAACTGAGAAACTTTGTCACCGGCTACAGCGGCACAACTCCAAAACAGAGGCTTTATGGCCATTACCTGATTGCTGGCCCACTCACGATAAATTTAGCCGATCAGGACTTATTGTTATTTTTTGGTACTCGTTGGAACCAGCCTCCACCATTTTTGCTGCAGCTATTTGATAAGCCACTTCAACTACTGCTCGCCGTCATGGCCGTAAGTACACCACTACTGCTTTGGTTAGCATGGGCATTGAGTCAACCTGCACGCAAGCTAGAACGAGCCGCTCAACGAGTGGCTAAAGGTGAGTTTGTTGTCGATCATGATTTAGAAACGGGCACCACTGAGTTTCAACAAACAGGTAAGAGCTTCAATCAGATGGTGGAAGCTGTCAATCAGATGTTGTCGGGGCAGCAAAGATTACTATCAGATATCTCTCATGAATTGCGCTCTCCTCTGACTCGCTTGCGCATGGCGAATGCTCTGGCAACCCGAAAATTAGGCGAAAGCTCTGAACTATCGCGAGTCGATACCGAAGCTCAGCGATTGGAGCAAATGATTGGCGAATTATTGGAGCTTTCCAGAATGCAGGCCAATAGTCACTTGGAACGTGAAACTCAACCTATCTCAAGTTTGTGGGAAGAGATTCTTAAAGATGGTCAGTTCGAAGCAGAGCAAATGGGCAAAGCGCTCAAATATTCTGACATCCCCAACGTGACAGTTTCTGGCAATCCTAAGCTTTTGATGAGCGCCGTAGAAAACATCATTCGCAATGCTATTTACTACGGAAAAGATCGCGTCGAAGTACAAATCTATACATCAAAAGACAAACTATATATTTCAGTCAGTGACAATGGTTCGGGTGTGCCGGACAGCGAGCTTCAAGATATTTTCAGACCATTTTATCGAGTATCCACAGCGAGAGACAGAAACAGCGGGGGAGCTGGACTAGGCCTAGCCATTACTGAGAGTGCCATCAGGCAACACAATGGCTCGATAACCGCCAGTCGCAGTGACTTAGGGGGCTTAAACGTCCTAATTCAACTGCCATTAAATAGCTAA
- a CDS encoding response regulator, with translation MANILLIDDDIELTSLLKEVLTFEGFNVSEANDGEAGLESLNEQTDLILLDVMMPRLNGIETLKRLREKWETPVLMLTAKGEEIDRVIGLELGADDYLPKPFSDRELLARIRAILRRTDTKSTSKANECLKYQDIHVYPGKQEAYCQEQLLDLTTTEFALLAHFVQNPGEVATKETLSLDVLGKRLSAFDRAIDMHVSNLRKKLPEREDGKPRIKTLRGRGYLLVEN, from the coding sequence ATGGCAAATATCTTGTTAATTGACGATGACATCGAACTCACCAGCTTACTTAAAGAGGTGCTTACCTTTGAGGGGTTCAACGTGTCAGAAGCTAATGATGGTGAAGCTGGCTTGGAAAGCCTTAATGAACAAACCGACTTGATATTGCTAGATGTGATGATGCCAAGATTAAACGGTATCGAGACTTTGAAACGCCTACGAGAGAAATGGGAAACCCCTGTTCTTATGCTAACAGCCAAAGGTGAAGAGATAGATCGAGTGATCGGCTTAGAGCTTGGAGCTGACGATTACTTACCCAAACCTTTTAGTGATAGAGAACTTTTGGCAAGAATCCGAGCTATACTGCGCCGTACGGACACCAAATCGACGTCAAAAGCGAACGAATGCCTAAAATATCAAGATATTCACGTCTACCCGGGAAAACAAGAAGCGTATTGCCAAGAGCAGTTACTTGATTTGACCACAACAGAGTTTGCTCTTTTAGCACACTTTGTTCAGAACCCGGGAGAAGTAGCCACCAAGGAAACCCTCAGTCTCGACGTCTTGGGAAAAAGATTATCAGCTTTTGATAGAGCGATTGATATGCATGTTTCAAACCTGCGCAAGAAGCTACCTGAACGCGAAGATGGAAAACCTCGAATCAAAACGCTGCGAGGTCGTGGCTATTTACTCGTTGAGAATTGA
- a CDS encoding CpxP family protein: MKTKNKLILSAVILPLIVGSASVFAYGGKDGHRGKNKCRPGIDRSVMKQLDLTQEQKDKLKDMKQANKQERKEEFQKNAEARKAYHDQIQKLVLADNFDQNAADALAKQMAEAQVQQRVEKMKQQHDMLNVLTPAQKTKYVQLEQAKMEQCRS; this comes from the coding sequence ATGAAAACTAAAAATAAACTAATATTGTCCGCTGTAATTCTCCCATTGATCGTGGGCTCTGCAAGTGTGTTTGCCTATGGTGGAAAAGATGGTCACCGTGGTAAGAACAAGTGCCGTCCTGGTATCGACCGCAGTGTGATGAAACAGCTTGATCTCACCCAAGAGCAAAAAGATAAGCTGAAAGATATGAAGCAAGCCAATAAGCAAGAAAGGAAAGAAGAGTTCCAGAAAAATGCTGAGGCACGTAAAGCGTATCATGATCAAATTCAAAAGTTGGTTTTAGCTGACAACTTTGATCAAAATGCTGCTGATGCGTTAGCTAAACAAATGGCTGAAGCACAAGTTCAACAACGGGTTGAAAAAATGAAACAGCAACACGATATGCTCAATGTTCTGACACCAGCTCAAAAAACAAAATATGTTCAGCTTGAGCAAGCAAAAATGGAGCAATGCCGCAGTTAA
- a CDS encoding Spy/CpxP family protein refolding chaperone, producing the protein MKPTKMYISLFTALFVIPLSHNAYSANFGNSPALKNECGFGLDMDTFHKLDLTNKQKVQLANLELVDRNVIKEELVKGRKVRQAYRIEIQKLLLAKKLDERAANQLTHKMADSQAYLNLRVMEQQHAMFDLLTDKQKADYIQLENKKASQCRS; encoded by the coding sequence ATGAAGCCGACAAAAATGTATATCTCACTCTTCACCGCGCTATTTGTAATTCCTCTTTCACACAATGCGTATTCTGCCAATTTTGGTAACTCTCCAGCATTGAAAAACGAATGTGGATTTGGTTTAGACATGGACACATTTCATAAGCTTGATTTGACCAACAAACAAAAAGTTCAATTAGCGAACTTGGAGTTGGTGGACAGAAATGTAATTAAGGAAGAACTTGTAAAGGGAAGAAAAGTTCGCCAAGCGTATAGAATTGAAATACAAAAGTTACTTCTAGCGAAGAAGTTGGATGAGCGTGCTGCCAATCAATTGACCCATAAAATGGCAGACTCGCAGGCATATCTAAATTTGCGCGTGATGGAACAGCAACATGCGATGTTTGACTTGTTAACAGATAAACAAAAAGCGGATTATATCCAACTTGAGAATAAAAAAGCTTCTCAATGTCGCTCTTAA
- the fieF gene encoding CDF family cation-efflux transporter FieF (FieF, a metal efflux transporter, is a member of the CDF (cation diffusion facilitator) family of transporters.): MKNEYARLVTSAAWTATIVATILLVFKIFAWWVTGSVSLLASLIDSLLDISASVVNLIVIRYSLQPADKEHRFGHGKAESLAALAQAMFISGSACFLILNGIERMFRPAELHSPQVGVYVSIFAIVVTYALVRFQKYVVKKTGSQAIAADSLHYQSDLYLNIAILIALVLTWVGIKQADAVFAIGLGFYILYSAFKMVMNAIQTLLDRKLPDEEIKQIRTCCLSVDDVLGVHQLRTRMSGPTRFIQLHLELEDQLPLIEAHRISDEVEKKLLELFPEADVLIHQDPYSAVLGAEKVQKNQDW; this comes from the coding sequence ATGAAAAATGAATACGCTCGTCTTGTCACTTCTGCGGCATGGACTGCGACAATCGTCGCGACAATATTGCTAGTTTTTAAAATTTTTGCTTGGTGGGTGACAGGCTCAGTAAGCTTACTTGCATCATTAATTGATTCGCTTCTCGATATCTCAGCATCGGTGGTGAATCTAATCGTTATTCGCTATTCACTTCAGCCAGCCGATAAAGAACATCGCTTTGGACATGGTAAAGCAGAGTCTCTAGCGGCCTTGGCACAAGCAATGTTTATATCAGGGTCGGCTTGCTTCCTGATTTTAAATGGTATTGAACGCATGTTCCGTCCAGCAGAGTTGCACTCACCACAAGTGGGGGTGTATGTAAGTATCTTTGCTATTGTGGTGACTTATGCTTTGGTGCGCTTTCAAAAATACGTTGTGAAGAAAACGGGTAGCCAAGCCATTGCTGCTGATTCTCTGCACTATCAATCGGATCTCTACTTAAATATCGCTATTTTGATTGCTTTAGTACTCACTTGGGTTGGTATTAAACAAGCTGATGCTGTGTTCGCCATTGGATTAGGCTTCTATATTCTATATAGCGCTTTCAAAATGGTGATGAATGCGATTCAAACCTTGCTTGATAGAAAGCTACCAGACGAAGAGATTAAGCAGATCCGAACTTGCTGCTTGTCAGTTGATGATGTCCTTGGGGTACATCAGCTCAGAACCCGCATGTCAGGTCCAACACGCTTTATTCAGCTTCATTTGGAGCTAGAGGATCAGCTTCCGCTTATCGAAGCACATCGTATTTCAGACGAGGTGGAGAAGAAGTTACTGGAGCTCTTTCCGGAAGCGGATGTATTGATCCATCAAGATCCTTACTCGGCAGTATTGGGCGCTGAAAAAGTACAGAAGAATCAAGACTGGTAG
- the pfkA gene encoding 6-phosphofructokinase, giving the protein MIKKIGVLTSGGDAPGMNAAVRGVVRTALSKGLEVYGVYDGYLGLYEDRIAKLDRSSVSDVINRGGTFLGSARFPEFKEVPVREKAIENLKKHGIDALVVIGGDGSYMGAKKLTEMGYPCIGLPGTIDNDIAGTDYTIGYLTALNTVIDAIDRLRDTSSSHQRISIVEIMGRHCGDLTLTSAIAGGCEYIITPETGLDMQQLIDNLQDGIKKGKKHAIIALTELMMDANELAKEIETATGRETRATVLGHIQRGGRPTAFDRVLASRMGNYAVHLLLEGQGGRCVGIQKEELVHHDIIDAIENMKRPVRNDLFEVAKELF; this is encoded by the coding sequence ATGATTAAGAAGATCGGCGTTTTAACGAGTGGCGGAGACGCTCCAGGGATGAATGCAGCAGTTCGAGGCGTAGTACGTACAGCGCTATCGAAAGGGTTGGAAGTATATGGCGTATACGACGGTTATTTGGGACTTTATGAAGATCGCATTGCAAAACTCGATCGTTCAAGTGTTTCAGATGTTATTAACCGTGGCGGTACTTTCTTAGGCTCTGCTCGTTTCCCTGAATTCAAAGAAGTTCCAGTTCGTGAAAAAGCCATTGAGAACCTTAAAAAGCATGGTATCGATGCTTTGGTTGTTATCGGTGGTGACGGCTCTTACATGGGTGCGAAGAAGCTGACTGAAATGGGTTACCCTTGTATCGGTCTACCGGGCACTATCGACAACGATATCGCTGGTACTGACTACACAATCGGTTACTTAACCGCTCTAAATACTGTTATTGACGCGATTGACCGTCTACGTGACACATCTTCTTCTCACCAACGCATCTCTATCGTCGAAATCATGGGTCGTCACTGTGGTGATTTGACTTTAACTTCTGCTATCGCTGGTGGTTGTGAATACATCATTACTCCAGAAACTGGATTAGATATGCAGCAGCTTATCGACAACCTGCAAGATGGTATTAAGAAAGGTAAGAAACACGCGATCATTGCTCTTACTGAGCTAATGATGGACGCGAATGAACTAGCAAAAGAGATCGAAACGGCGACTGGTCGTGAAACTCGCGCAACGGTTCTAGGCCATATTCAACGTGGTGGTCGTCCTACAGCATTCGACCGCGTACTTGCATCTCGCATGGGTAACTACGCAGTACACTTGCTACTAGAAGGCCAAGGTGGTCGTTGTGTTGGTATCCAAAAAGAAGAATTGGTTCACCATGACATCATTGATGCTATTGAGAACATGAAGCGTCCAGTGCGCAATGATTTGTTTGAAGTAGCGAAAGAGCTATTCTAA
- the epmB gene encoding EF-P beta-lysylation protein EpmB has product MPHIITRKVDSVEQNWIKQLANSFTDPIKLLKHLQLDPTSYLEGAEARKLFSQRVPVNFVERMEKGNPDDPLLKQVLPIAEEFQTHLGYSEDPLEEQNNSTPGLLHKYKNRALLIVKGGCAINCRYCFRRHFPYQDNKGNKSVWQRSIEYIEGSKDLNEVILSGGDPLMAKDHELEWLIGAISAIPHIKRLRIHTRLPVVIPERVTKELCQLFSQTRLQVIIVTHINHPNEIHTELKQSMAKLKASNVTLLNQSVLLKGVNDCAIVQKSLSESLFDAGILPYYLHVLDKVQGAAHFYVSDDRAREIMAELIKEVSGYLVPKLAREIGGRESKTPLDLHLE; this is encoded by the coding sequence ATGCCACACATAATAACCCGAAAAGTCGATTCTGTTGAGCAAAACTGGATCAAGCAATTAGCAAATTCCTTTACTGATCCTATTAAGCTATTAAAACATCTGCAATTAGACCCTACTTCTTACCTTGAAGGAGCAGAGGCTAGAAAGCTATTTTCGCAGCGGGTTCCTGTTAATTTTGTCGAGAGAATGGAAAAAGGCAATCCAGATGACCCTTTGCTAAAGCAAGTATTGCCGATTGCCGAAGAATTTCAAACACACTTGGGATACTCAGAAGATCCACTTGAAGAGCAAAACAATTCGACTCCCGGATTACTACACAAATACAAAAATAGAGCGTTACTCATCGTCAAAGGTGGATGCGCGATAAATTGTCGCTACTGCTTTAGGCGTCATTTCCCGTACCAAGACAACAAAGGCAATAAATCGGTTTGGCAACGTAGCATAGAATATATTGAAGGCTCTAAAGATCTTAATGAGGTGATCTTATCTGGTGGCGATCCTCTGATGGCAAAAGATCATGAACTAGAATGGTTGATCGGCGCTATTAGCGCCATTCCGCACATAAAAAGACTCAGAATACACACTCGATTGCCTGTTGTAATTCCTGAAAGGGTTACAAAAGAGCTTTGCCAATTGTTCAGCCAAACAAGACTGCAAGTCATCATAGTTACCCACATCAATCATCCAAATGAAATTCATACGGAATTGAAACAATCGATGGCCAAATTGAAAGCCAGTAACGTAACTCTACTTAATCAGAGCGTGTTGTTGAAAGGAGTCAATGACTGCGCGATAGTGCAAAAGTCGCTAAGCGAATCACTGTTTGATGCAGGTATTCTGCCGTATTACTTACATGTATTAGATAAAGTACAAGGTGCGGCGCATTTTTACGTTTCAGACGATAGGGCCAGAGAAATCATGGCAGAACTAATTAAAGAAGTGTCAGGATATTTAGTGCCTAAATTGGCTCGTGAGATCGGCGGCCGAGAAAGCAAAACTCCCCTCGACTTGCATCTTGAATAG
- the efp gene encoding elongation factor P — protein MATVSTNEFKGGLKIMLDNEPCVILENEYVKPGKGQAFNRVKIRKLLSGKVLEKTFKSGETVEVADVMDTDLDYLYNDGEFYHFMNSESFEQIAADMKAVGENAKWLVENDTCMLTLWNGNPIAVTPPNFVELEVTETDPGLKGDTQGTGGKPATLTTGAVVRVPLFIQIGEVIKVDTRSGEYVGRVK, from the coding sequence ATGGCTACTGTTAGCACGAATGAATTTAAAGGCGGTCTCAAAATTATGCTTGATAACGAGCCTTGTGTCATTCTCGAAAACGAGTATGTAAAACCAGGTAAAGGTCAGGCGTTCAACCGCGTAAAAATCCGTAAACTGCTTTCTGGTAAAGTTTTAGAAAAAACATTTAAGTCTGGCGAAACAGTTGAAGTTGCTGATGTTATGGATACTGACCTAGATTATCTGTATAACGACGGCGAATTCTACCACTTTATGAACAGCGAGTCTTTCGAACAAATCGCTGCAGACATGAAAGCGGTTGGTGAGAATGCTAAGTGGTTGGTAGAAAACGACACTTGTATGCTGACTCTTTGGAACGGCAATCCAATTGCTGTGACTCCACCAAACTTTGTTGAGCTGGAAGTAACTGAAACTGATCCTGGCCTAAAAGGTGATACTCAAGGTACAGGTGGTAAACCAGCAACTCTAACAACTGGTGCTGTTGTTCGTGTTCCTCTGTTTATCCAAATTGGTGAAGTGATCAAAGTTGATACTCGTTCTGGCGAATACGTTGGTCGCGTAAAGTAA
- a CDS encoding 1,4-dihydroxy-2-naphthoate polyprenyltransferase, translated as MKQSFRVWLEAARPKTLPLALISILTGSVLAYSTGHFSWFVATMAFITATLLQILSNLANDYGDAVKGTDNENRIGPKRAVQSGLVSQSTMKQAITINIILTVASGFLLIFHALDSLQNILIFIALGILAILAAIAYTMGNKPYGYVGLGDISVFLFFGLLGVAGTYFLHTGTVDYLLALPAIGCGLLAVSVLNVNNMRDIENDSACGKRTVAVRLGQQGAKRYHLLLLVCAFLAFAIYLTSQPKPLWISIPFLLSAVLLIKHGKSVWTSEKPAQIAPMMPIIVKCSLLTNLLFSGVIIAQTITS; from the coding sequence ATGAAACAGTCTTTTCGAGTCTGGCTGGAAGCTGCTAGACCTAAAACCCTACCACTTGCACTGATCTCTATATTGACCGGGAGCGTGCTTGCATATTCTACTGGCCATTTTTCGTGGTTTGTCGCGACTATGGCATTTATTACCGCGACCTTACTGCAGATTTTGTCTAACCTCGCCAATGATTACGGTGATGCGGTCAAAGGTACCGACAATGAAAATCGTATTGGTCCTAAGCGAGCTGTACAATCAGGGCTGGTCAGCCAATCCACAATGAAGCAAGCCATAACCATCAACATCATATTGACGGTGGCATCTGGTTTTCTCCTTATTTTTCATGCGCTAGATAGCCTGCAAAATATACTCATCTTTATAGCTTTAGGTATTTTGGCCATATTAGCTGCTATCGCTTATACCATGGGAAATAAGCCGTACGGCTATGTTGGGCTAGGGGACATTTCAGTATTTTTGTTCTTTGGTCTACTTGGTGTAGCGGGCACATACTTTCTGCACACAGGTACTGTTGACTATTTACTTGCTCTTCCTGCCATTGGTTGCGGACTTTTGGCGGTATCAGTTCTTAATGTAAATAACATGCGAGATATAGAAAATGACTCAGCATGCGGCAAAAGAACGGTTGCGGTACGATTAGGACAGCAAGGTGCCAAACGCTATCATTTGCTACTACTAGTTTGCGCTTTTTTAGCATTTGCTATTTATTTGACGTCTCAGCCCAAGCCTCTTTGGATTAGTATTCCTTTTCTACTTTCTGCTGTGCTACTTATCAAGCATGGTAAAAGTGTTTGGACTAGTGAAAAACCAGCGCAAATTGCCCCGATGATGCCAATTATTGTCAAGTGCTCACTGTTGACGAATCTGCTATTTTCGGGCGTGATAATTGCTCAAACAATAACCTCTTAA
- the rraA gene encoding ribonuclease E activity regulator RraA: MEYNTSALCDIYIDQVDVVEPMFSNFGGSVSFAGQITTVKCFEDNSLIREVLEQDGVGRILLVDGGGSLRRALIDAELASLAEENDWEGIVVYGCVREVDELEDMSIGIQALASVPVGAAQHGVGEVEVPVNFGGVTFLPEDYVYADNTGVILSQEPLNVDFEVEEDEL; the protein is encoded by the coding sequence ATGGAATACAACACCTCTGCACTTTGTGATATTTACATCGATCAAGTTGACGTTGTTGAACCTATGTTCAGTAACTTCGGTGGCAGCGTTTCGTTTGCTGGTCAAATTACTACGGTCAAATGCTTCGAGGACAATAGTTTGATTCGCGAAGTCTTGGAGCAAGATGGTGTAGGTCGCATACTGTTAGTTGATGGCGGTGGCTCACTTCGTCGAGCACTTATTGATGCGGAATTGGCCTCTCTCGCTGAAGAGAACGATTGGGAGGGTATTGTTGTTTATGGCTGCGTTCGTGAAGTCGATGAGCTAGAAGACATGAGTATTGGTATCCAAGCTCTCGCATCTGTACCAGTGGGAGCAGCGCAGCACGGTGTTGGTGAAGTAGAAGTACCTGTTAATTTTGGTGGGGTGACGTTCTTACCAGAGGACTATGTCTACGCTGATAATACGGGTGTTATTTTGTCGCAAGAGCCACTCAACGTGGATTTTGAAGTAGAGGAAGACGAGCTTTAA
- a CDS encoding MATE family efflux transporter, with product MQDKHGLLTAPIRNVLRRMTIPMIFGMVSILMFNLVDTFFISLLGTQALAAISFTFPVTFAVNCITMGIGVGLSTSLGRLIGQGNHEDAAKLSTHGILLAIVLIVCVSVVGFFTIDPLFTLLGATPNTLPLINQYMQIWYLTIPLLVIPMAGNSAIRSTGDTKAPAIFMIIAGVMNGLLDPILIFGWGPIPKLGIQGAAIASAISWLSALIPSIYFLAKRYQLLTFPHFATLWQDWSQVLKIGTPAAITNAMNPISGALIMMVLATYGTDAVAAYGAAQRIESILIIVLMSLTSALTPFMAQNLGAKKPHRSFAGMLLSMRFSILFQLLIFVMLVPASLSLAAIFSKDQSVQHMIWLYLIIVPVSYGFQGVVMMLVSSLNALHQPMKALQCSVIRLFGVILPSAFLGSYFYQVEGLFAGIALGNIAGGIGGYLYGLRLRTKYSSPNTEASGE from the coding sequence ATGCAAGATAAACACGGCCTACTGACTGCCCCTATAAGAAATGTGCTAAGGCGAATGACGATACCTATGATTTTCGGCATGGTATCGATACTGATGTTCAACCTAGTCGACACTTTCTTCATTTCATTGCTTGGCACACAAGCTTTGGCCGCGATCAGCTTTACTTTTCCAGTCACATTTGCTGTCAATTGCATTACGATGGGTATTGGCGTAGGCCTATCAACATCGCTAGGGCGACTCATTGGCCAAGGCAATCACGAAGACGCTGCTAAACTATCTACCCACGGAATATTGCTAGCGATAGTACTGATAGTTTGCGTTTCTGTTGTTGGCTTTTTTACTATCGATCCGCTCTTTACGTTACTTGGAGCAACACCGAATACCTTGCCACTAATCAACCAATACATGCAGATTTGGTATCTCACGATTCCTCTGCTTGTGATACCAATGGCAGGAAATAGTGCTATCCGCTCTACGGGTGATACCAAAGCACCAGCTATATTTATGATCATTGCTGGTGTCATGAATGGCTTGCTTGACCCGATTTTGATTTTTGGCTGGGGCCCAATCCCAAAACTGGGCATTCAAGGTGCCGCTATAGCCAGCGCGATTAGCTGGTTAAGCGCTTTAATTCCTTCAATTTATTTCCTAGCAAAGCGCTATCAGTTATTAACCTTTCCTCACTTTGCCACACTTTGGCAAGACTGGTCTCAAGTACTAAAAATTGGCACCCCTGCGGCTATAACCAACGCAATGAATCCTATTTCGGGGGCGCTCATTATGATGGTGCTGGCAACCTATGGTACGGATGCGGTCGCCGCCTATGGAGCAGCGCAAAGAATTGAGTCAATTCTCATTATCGTACTGATGTCACTTACCTCTGCGCTTACGCCATTTATGGCGCAAAATCTGGGCGCAAAAAAGCCCCATAGAAGCTTTGCTGGTATGTTGCTCAGTATGAGGTTTTCCATTCTATTCCAGCTGCTGATTTTTGTAATGTTGGTACCTGCAAGCCTTTCACTAGCTGCCATATTTTCCAAGGATCAATCTGTGCAGCACATGATTTGGTTATATTTGATCATCGTACCTGTCAGCTATGGGTTTCAGGGAGTTGTAATGATGCTGGTGTCTAGCTTAAACGCACTCCATCAGCCAATGAAAGCTTTGCAGTGTAGCGTCATACGACTATTTGGTGTGATTCTGCCAAGCGCATTTCTTGGCAGCTATTTTTATCAGGTCGAAGGGTTATTTGCAGGGATCGCGTTAGGTAATATCGCAGGTGGAATCGGTGGTTATTTGTATGGGTTAAGGCTTAGGACGAAATACAGCTCTCCCAATACCGAAGCATCAGGAGAGTAA